One Glycine soja cultivar W05 chromosome 2, ASM419377v2, whole genome shotgun sequence genomic region harbors:
- the LOC114400382 gene encoding UPF0481 protein At3g47200-like, with protein MEETKWVVQINEELKSDGTSVPEKEQWKRHSIYKIPSRVTALNQKAYKPQAVSFGPYHHGEEHLKDMEYHKHRALIHFLKRCKKPIELIFHCMDQVVDELRGSYNPLDQIWMQDTPRFLQMMILDGCFVLEILRAHDGVPDDYADNDPVFGEHGKLNVVPYIKRDMLMLENQLPLMVLRILIEIETDTTQGDELLIKQILKFFSPGTPETGTNGKCMHVLDVYRKSLIQQGPTKRTRVSKAKRRRLWLSIEEHDDDEIIRSAMELQDAGIRFKKSRTHSLGDISFVYGVLRLPALVVDDTTEYMFLNLIAFERLHAGAGNEITSYIFFMDTIIDSEMDVALLHRNGILVNALGCDRAVAKLFNSLSKDIAVDRQGVLDVVRMSMSNYCKKPWNLWRANLIHTYFRNPWAIVSLVAAIFLFALTIVQTVYTIAQYYQPPTTPSDSSSPFVIPSPRPWFRP; from the exons ATGGAAGAAACGAAGTGGGTGGTCCAAATCAATGAGGAGCTCAAGAGTGATGGTACTTCTGTACCTGAGAAGGAGCAATGGAAGAGACATTCAATTTACAAGATACCCTCACGTGTCACTGCGTTGAACCAAAAGGCCTACAAACCTCAAGCGGTGTCTTTTGGTCCTTATCACCATGGAGAGGAACATCTGAAGGACATGGAATATCACAAACATCGTGCTCTGATTCATTTTCTCAAGAGGTGCAAAAAGCCCATCGAGCTGATATTCCATTGCATGGATCAAGTGGTTGATGAGTTGAGAGGCTCGTACAATCCACTCGATCAAATTTGGATGCAGGACACGCCTAGGTTCCTGCAAATGATGATTCTTGATGGCTGTTTCGTGTTGGAGATTTTACGAGCCCATGATGGTGTGCCTGATGACTATGCTGACAATGATCCTGTCTTTGGTGAACACGGGAAACTCAATGTTGTGCCATATATCAAACGTGATATGCTTATGCTTGAGAATCAATTGCCCTTGATGGTTCTTCGTATATTAATTGAGATTGAAACTGACACAACCCag GGAGATGAGTTGTTGATCAAACAAATCCTCAAGTTCTTCAGCCCAGGCACCCCAGAAACAGGAACCAATGGCAAATGCATGCACGTGTTAGACGTGTACAGAAAAAGCCTGATTCAGCAAGGACCCACAAAGCGAACACGCGTGTCCAAAGCAAAACGAAGAAGATTATGGTTGAGTATTGAGGAACACGACGATGACGAGATCATCCGCTCCGCAATGGAGCTCCAAGATGCCGGAATCCGCTTCAAGAAAAGCCGAACCCACAGCCTCGGCGACATATCGTTCGTCTACGGCGTGCTCCGGCTCCCAGCCCTAGTGGTGGACGACACGACAGAGTACATGTTCCTCAACCTCATCGCCTTCGAGCGCCTCCATGCCGGAGCAGGCAACGAGATCACCTCGTACATCTTCTTCATGGACACCATCATCGACAGCGAGATGGACGTGGCGCTTCTTCATCGGAATGGGATCCTTGTCAATGCCCTAGGGTGCGACAGGGCGGTGGCCAAACTGTTCAATTCATTGTCGAAGGATATCGCCGTGGATCGACAAGGAGTGTTGGATGTGGTGAGGATGAGCATGAGTAACTACTGCAAGAAACCCTGGAACTTGTGGCGCGCTAATCTTATTCATACCTATTTCAGGAACCCTTGGGCTATTGTGTCGCTTGTTGCTGCCATTTTTCTCTTTGCTCTTACTATTGTTCAGACGGTTTACACTATTGCTCAATATTATCAACCCCCAACTACTCCTTCTGATTCGTCCTCACCGTTTGTGATACCTTCTCCAAGACCTTGGTTTCGTCCCTAG